The Pirellulimonas nuda genome includes a region encoding these proteins:
- a CDS encoding LamG domain-containing protein: MRRNRLATVGLLNCTLFAANLSPAALLHHWAFDDGSGDTAVDSAGANNGAIVGATWATGAGDRASYLSFNGTDSRVDPALTFPSISQADSSSWAFWVNPASAQTNDIIVGNRKDGSNVDIGPGTRNFLKVTPFSRFDFHQGVAKSVTLTTFPVDEWTHFAFSRSGDQLTWYINGVAENGGLPATIPGLDAVPNGAILPFYIGGEPGQNQNEHFAGGIDDVRIYDSAISAAEVRALAGVVPEPSALHLLFAVGGFLLISGWRTREQACPNAIESLRG; this comes from the coding sequence ATGAGACGTAATCGCCTTGCCACAGTTGGTCTTCTGAACTGCACCCTGTTTGCAGCAAACTTGTCTCCCGCTGCGCTACTCCACCACTGGGCCTTCGACGACGGTTCTGGGGATACCGCCGTTGACTCTGCCGGCGCGAACAATGGCGCCATCGTCGGCGCGACTTGGGCGACGGGCGCCGGCGATCGCGCTTCGTATCTCAGTTTCAACGGGACTGATAGCCGCGTCGATCCTGCGCTGACGTTCCCATCCATCAGTCAGGCAGACTCCTCGTCTTGGGCCTTCTGGGTGAACCCTGCTTCGGCTCAGACGAACGACATCATCGTCGGCAACCGCAAAGACGGCAGCAATGTCGATATCGGCCCCGGCACAAGGAACTTCCTCAAGGTTACCCCGTTTAGCAGGTTCGACTTCCACCAAGGCGTCGCCAAGAGTGTCACGCTGACCACATTTCCAGTCGACGAGTGGACTCACTTCGCTTTTTCGCGATCGGGAGATCAGCTCACTTGGTACATCAACGGCGTTGCCGAAAATGGGGGCCTTCCTGCAACCATCCCTGGCCTAGACGCCGTCCCCAACGGAGCCATCCTCCCGTTCTACATCGGGGGCGAGCCCGGCCAAAATCAAAACGAGCACTTTGCCGGCGGCATCGACGACGTCCGAATCTACGACAGCGCAATTAGCGCGGCCGAAGTGCGTGCGCTGGCCGGGGTGGTGCCGGAGCCTTCGGCGCTACACCTCCTCTTTGCCGTCGGCGGGTTTCTTCTGATCTCTGGGTGGAGAACCAGGGAGCAGGCCTGCCCAAATGCGATCGAATCGCTCCGAGGATAG
- a CDS encoding LamG domain-containing protein — MNRFLSYAVLVGSVLAVSSSQAVLVGHWQFQEGAGATAANSVVGGAVGAITNDATGGLGVDGSVWATDPVFGSVISFNGGAADAGFVRAGSLPILTLEQDFTWAFLANNQEPTQPNNIIVGNRRDGGSPEAEFTPRQFIKFTPTNFEWHMNANTNDNFNVADLTVGYWNHHAVVKDGAQLTYYRNGVEMAAQTITQFPDVAMPLFFGGDSTATNGENWRGFLDEVRIYDEALSASAVQALVPPSLQFLAGDVNDDGNITVADDFEPIRANFLQVVSSRAQGDLTRDGFVDYDDWNEFKVAFLGAGGDLSSLQGLPVPEPSAAVLLALLASTVALGRRCKQ, encoded by the coding sequence ATGAATCGTTTTCTCTCTTACGCAGTCCTCGTCGGATCAGTACTCGCTGTGAGTTCGTCGCAGGCGGTGCTGGTCGGTCACTGGCAATTCCAGGAGGGCGCCGGGGCAACGGCGGCCAACTCGGTCGTCGGCGGCGCCGTCGGCGCTATCACGAACGACGCCACTGGCGGGCTGGGCGTAGACGGCTCGGTGTGGGCGACCGACCCGGTGTTCGGTTCGGTGATCAGCTTCAACGGCGGCGCCGCCGACGCCGGGTTCGTTCGCGCCGGCAGTCTGCCCATATTGACCCTGGAGCAAGACTTCACCTGGGCGTTCCTCGCAAACAACCAAGAACCTACGCAGCCCAACAATATCATTGTCGGTAACCGCAGAGACGGAGGGTCACCCGAGGCCGAGTTCACCCCTCGGCAGTTCATCAAGTTCACTCCGACCAACTTCGAGTGGCATATGAACGCCAATACAAACGACAACTTCAACGTCGCCGATCTGACGGTAGGATATTGGAATCATCACGCCGTTGTAAAAGACGGCGCTCAGTTGACCTACTACCGCAACGGCGTCGAAATGGCCGCGCAGACCATCACGCAGTTCCCGGATGTGGCGATGCCCCTCTTCTTCGGCGGTGATTCAACGGCGACTAACGGCGAGAACTGGCGCGGGTTTCTCGACGAAGTGCGGATCTACGATGAGGCGCTCAGCGCGAGCGCCGTGCAGGCGCTCGTACCCCCGTCGCTTCAATTTCTCGCGGGCGATGTCAACGACGATGGCAATATCACGGTGGCAGACGACTTCGAGCCGATCCGCGCCAACTTCCTGCAGGTAGTGTCAAGCCGCGCCCAGGGCGACCTCACCAGAGACGGCTTCGTTGACTACGACGACTGGAATGAGTTCAAGGTTGCCTTCCTTGGCGCCGGCGGCGATTTGAGCAGCCTACAAGGCTTGCCGGTGCCCGAGCCATCCGCCGCGGTGCTCCTAGCTTTGCTGGCGTCAACGGTCGCGCTGGGTAGGCGCTGCAAGCAGTGA
- a CDS encoding LamG-like jellyroll fold domain-containing protein gives MMRNSNHLWCRTLPIALLAFIPVAKADLVHYWSFDEGSGTTTADSIGTATGVIDGATWATGTGNRATFLSFDGNNDRVDPSLSFPTITTEDSSSWTFWVNLAPGTAATSNEIIIGNRKDGNNVDIGPGTRNFLKITPRGRFNFHQGGGHDVDFAPFPTDTWTHFAFSREGDQLTWYIDGVAANGGVPSTIPGLATSATGAILPFYMGGEPALAGAEHFAGGLDDVRIYNHALTAQEVLQSMLPFGLPIPGDANDDGVVNEADLTIVRNNYFNNVTGTPVERFLAGDMNLDSIVDFRDYRIWKDNYVPSALGLASDAVPEPTALGLALFAGVTLSALRRRA, from the coding sequence ATGATGAGAAACAGCAATCACTTATGGTGTAGGACGCTGCCGATCGCCTTATTGGCGTTTATCCCGGTGGCGAAAGCAGATCTTGTTCACTATTGGAGCTTCGATGAGGGCTCCGGAACGACCACGGCAGACAGCATTGGCACTGCCACCGGCGTGATCGATGGGGCGACGTGGGCGACCGGTACGGGCAACCGAGCCACATTCCTTAGTTTTGACGGCAATAATGATCGCGTCGATCCAAGCTTGTCGTTCCCCACTATCACTACCGAAGATTCATCGTCGTGGACGTTCTGGGTAAACCTTGCGCCGGGAACGGCAGCGACTTCCAATGAGATCATCATCGGAAACAGGAAGGATGGCAACAACGTTGACATAGGTCCGGGCACGAGGAACTTCCTGAAAATTACGCCCCGGGGCCGTTTCAATTTTCACCAAGGTGGCGGGCACGACGTTGATTTCGCCCCATTTCCAACAGACACTTGGACGCACTTCGCTTTCTCTCGGGAGGGAGATCAGCTCACCTGGTACATCGATGGCGTCGCCGCGAACGGAGGGGTTCCTTCCACCATTCCCGGGTTGGCTACTTCGGCTACCGGCGCCATTCTCCCGTTCTACATGGGCGGAGAGCCCGCCCTTGCTGGTGCCGAGCACTTTGCCGGGGGTCTTGACGACGTGCGGATCTACAACCACGCCCTCACGGCTCAGGAAGTCCTGCAATCGATGCTGCCGTTTGGTCTGCCCATCCCGGGGGACGCTAACGATGACGGAGTGGTCAACGAGGCGGACTTAACCATCGTTCGCAATAACTACTTCAACAACGTCACCGGAACGCCGGTAGAGCGGTTCTTGGCGGGTGACATGAACCTCGACAGCATCGTCGATTTCCGGGACTACCGCATCTGGAAGGACAACTACGTGCCTTCGGCGCTCGGCTTGGCCTCAGACGCCGTCCCCGAGCCGACTGCTCTTGGGCTCGCGCTCTTCGCTGGAGTCACGCTTTCCGCTTTGCGCCGACGGGCTTAA